TCCTCCAGGTCGCCGCCCTGCACGGCCACCACGCTCTTGAACTGCTCCATGGCCGAGAGAAACTGCTCCTTGGCCTCGTTCTGTGTGTCGCGCGCCGCTTTAACGCGGTCCACCATGATCTCACGTTTATGAACGCCCAGTTTTTCCATCCCTGCGAAATACATGGAACTGCATGCCAAAAACAGCGGCACGACGACACCAGCGATCAACATTTTCCCTCTCATCAGCATATCCCTCTATAGGTCCGATTTTTAGATTTGAACCACGCTGTAAACCCGGTTAAAATTGACAAAAATAACTTTAATCTGCAATGTTTTTTTATGTTCGCCGGGAGGGCCGAAGACTCGCGAAGGACCTGTCGGGAATCGAGCACGCCGCTCGATGGATCATTATTTACACGCTGCAGTCAAAGCGGACAAAATCAAAATCAGCCCAGCCGGTGGACTCGTCCGATGTGCCGCGAGGCGCGGGAGCGTCGCCTGCAAAGGGCTCTGCGGTCGCTGCAAGCGCCAAAAGTCCGATCTTGGCGCCGACCCATTTGCCCGGCGCAGCGAGGAAGGCACCGGCAAGCGGCACATAAAAAAGATCATCCAGACTATAGGCAAACGTGCAACGGCCGCCGGCCTGGACCTGCACTTGAAGAAAAACCTCGGCCTGTGGGAGTGGAACCGCGGCCACAATGGTCTCTTCGCCGCCTTGATCCGCCTTTAGGCAAAAAGCCAATTCCAACATCACGCCCTCTTGCCGCCGACGAAGACTCAGACAGGCATAATCGCTGCCCATAATGATCATTCCGGCACGCTCGCCAACAGCAGAGGGGTAAAAGGACAGGCAAACCTTGACGGTAAACCGTTCGGCGGGAAATTTTTGCGCCAGGATGTTTCGCAGCAGCCACAGATTGGCCGAACGGTCTGGAGGGGAGACCGCGTACAGACGGAGAAATCCCGGCCGGGCGGAGAGATCATACCAGGCGGGGTCCGGATTGGCCTGCCACTGCCATTGCAGGCCCAGCTGGTTCGCGGTGAATTCATCAGAAGTCGGAATGCACAGCTCCGCCGATATCTTGTTCGTTTTAGGCGGGGTGCACGCCGATACCGGCTCACCGATGCCGTCGCCGTCCTGGTCGTGGCCGATGAACGGCCATCCATTTTCCCAGCGCAGAGGCTGCAGATGGAGGATGCGGCCATAGAGGCCGCGCTCCTGAAAATGGATGAACCAGGAATCGCCGTTGGCCAATTCCACCCAACCGCCCTGATGCGGACCATTGACAGGCGTGTTTCCCTGTTTCAAAGCGACCCTGTCCTCATAAGGCCCATATACGGAGCGTGAGCGCAGTACGGTTTGCCAGCCGGTCTGAACGCCTCCGGCCGGGGCGAAAAGATAATACCAGCCGTCGCGACGGTAAAATTTCGGCCCTTCGATGATGGGATGATTCTCATGTCCGTCGAACACGGTGACGCCCGCATCCAACACTTTTTCCCCATCCGGGCTCAATCGATGAACGGTCAACACGCTGTTGAAACCGGCTCGGGTTTTGGCCCATGCGTGCACGAGATAGGTCCGGCCGTCGTCATCCCACAGGGGACAGGGGTCGATCCAGCCCTTGGCCTTTTGCACCAGCTTGGGCGCATCCCAGGGCCCGGCCGGATTTTCACTCTTGACCATAAAAACGCCCAGATCCGGATCGCCGTAATAGATCCAGTACTGGTTCCGGTGAAAACGCAGACTGGGCGCCCAGACGCCGTTGCCGTGTTGTACCTGGTCATAGCGCGGCGCCGGCAGCCGCTGCAGTGCATGGCCGATGATCTCCCAGTGGATCAGGTCGCAAGAGTGCAGCACCGGCAAACCGGGTACATGGTTGAAACTGGAGGAGACCAGGTAGAAATCATCGCCGACTCGAATGACATCCGGATCGGAATAGTCGGCAAAGAGGATGGGATTGGAATAGTGCGCTATGTTTTGCTTTACCGGCAAAAAAACCTCCATCAGAATCACGCGGGTCGCGGCGCACAACGACCGCCGTGCAAAAGAGCAGGGGAAATACCAGCTATTCGTCGCAGGCGATCAGCCGCCTCAAGGGGTGCTCAGCCGCGGCCCTGCGTTGTTACCTGCATGGCCCATGCCGCGCAGCGGCGGTCCGATGGCGTGATGATACTCAGTTTGACGGCGGTGCGGGTTTGCCGGCCAGACGCAGAATCCAATAGCCCCACAGGCCGGAAAGCAGAGAACCTGCCAGAATGCCCAACCGCTCATCGACGAGCAGATTGACGCCGGTCTCTTCAAAAGCGAGCGAGCCGATGAACAGGCTCATGGTGAATCCGATTCCACACAGCACCGCCGTGCCGTAGAAAGACAGCCAGGTCGCCCGGGTCGGCAGCTCGGCCCATCCCCATTTGATGCCCAACCAACAAAAGACAAAGACGCCCAACTGTTTGCCGATGAACAGGCCGAGGGCGATGCCGAGGGGGATGGGATGAAGCGCCTGTTCCCAGCCCATGCCGGAGAAATGAATCCCGGAATTGCAGAAAGCGAACAGGGGTAAAATGATAAAGGCCACCGCGCTGTGCAGATCGTGTTCCAGGCTTTCCAGCGGCGAGGGTTCAGACTGCGCGATGGATTTCAAAGGAATGAACAGAGCCAGAAGGATGCCCGCCAGCGTGGCGTGCACGCCGGACTTGAGCAGAGCGATCCACATGATGCCGCCGATGGTCAGGTAAACGCTTTT
This bacterium DNA region includes the following protein-coding sequences:
- a CDS encoding glycosyl hydrolase 43 family protein, giving the protein MEVFLPVKQNIAHYSNPILFADYSDPDVIRVGDDFYLVSSSFNHVPGLPVLHSCDLIHWEIIGHALQRLPAPRYDQVQHGNGVWAPSLRFHRNQYWIYYGDPDLGVFMVKSENPAGPWDAPKLVQKAKGWIDPCPLWDDDGRTYLVHAWAKTRAGFNSVLTVHRLSPDGEKVLDAGVTVFDGHENHPIIEGPKFYRRDGWYYLFAPAGGVQTGWQTVLRSRSVYGPYEDRVALKQGNTPVNGPHQGGWVELANGDSWFIHFQERGLYGRILHLQPLRWENGWPFIGHDQDGDGIGEPVSACTPPKTNKISAELCIPTSDEFTANQLGLQWQWQANPDPAWYDLSARPGFLRLYAVSPPDRSANLWLLRNILAQKFPAERFTVKVCLSFYPSAVGERAGMIIMGSDYACLSLRRRQEGVMLELAFCLKADQGGEETIVAAVPLPQAEVFLQVQVQAGGRCTFAYSLDDLFYVPLAGAFLAAPGKWVGAKIGLLALAATAEPFAGDAPAPRGTSDESTGWADFDFVRFDCSV